In Lineus longissimus chromosome 5, tnLinLong1.2, whole genome shotgun sequence, the genomic stretch ATTGCTTATGTCTAGTACTGTCTGCGCCCTTTTTAGAGCATCCTTTGTTGTCCACATTCTCCTTAATCGCAGACAATTCTAATCTCAGTCTCTTTTCTGTTACTGACTTGTTGGAGTTGATTGCCTCAAATAAAGATTTGCAGTCAGTAACACATTTCAATGCCAATAGACGTGGATTTGCAACTCCATGTTGCAACTCGCAGTACAACGTGGCCAGAAATATCCCTAGATCTATTCCGTCTGCCATCGAGAGTGTCTCAGCTGCTAGAGTGCTCCTTACCACTCTGCGTATTTTCTTGGAACTCCAGCAAACAGGGTTACATACTCCatcctttcccatcaaaaagacCAATTGTCCTCCATGAGAACCATTATCTTCAGCATTTCCTAGTGATGCATCAGTGTATACAACGAGCTGCACATCCTCGTCTCCTAAGTACCTGAACCTTAGAGATACATGTTCTGATCTCACTCTCCTAATGATCTTGTTTGCTTCCAGCAAATCATTCACAGTGGCAGACTTCACGCGAGTTGCCAGCACTGCCGTATCGAATATTATATCAGGCCTTGTTTGACGTGCGATCCAGAGCAACTGCCCAATTTTTGACCTCAAATGTTTCCGCTCTTCCTCGGCGACAGCAATATCCTTTTGGGGTGATCGAGAGCTGCCTAACTGTATCGGTGTCAGACTAGAAGCAAAGCCCTCTTGGTTCACAAGAATGTCCCCATCTCTGTGTTGGACTTCCAAGCCAAGGTACTTAAAGGATTGCCTATCCTCTCTCCCCACATTTAGACTCTGCCTCAGCTGTTGAATTACTGACATCTCAAATTGTTTGGTGCCTCCCCATATGAAATCATCCACGTGAGCAGCCAACAGCCCGATCAGTTCTCCCTTACTATCCCGCCATGAGAACACGGCTGGATCCACTTTGGAGATTTTTCCTCCAGTTTCTATCATCACATCCTTCACTTTGTTGCACCAGCTAAGAGAAGCATCACTCAATCCATAGACGCACTTTTTCAGCCTCCAAACTTTTCCCGACACATTTGCTTCCTTGGGCGGTTTCACAAAGATGTCCCTCTCCAAACTATTTCCTTGAAGGAAGGCCGTCTTAATGTCCATTGAGTTTACCACGCACCTCCTCTGTGCGATCACAGCCATCACTATCCTCCAGGAATCGTTCCCACAAGTGGGGGAATCTGTTTGGTTTGCACCATGCTCCTCAAACCCCCGAGCTACAAGTCTGGCCTTTGGGATTATTCCGGCTTCCGTATCCTTTAAAGTCAGAACCCATCTCGTTGATACACACTTTTGTCCTTGGTCCTGCACTTCTGAATAGACCTGATGATTGCTCCAACTCGAAAGTTCCTTTTGTTTAGCTTCTTCAAAGTCCACATTTTGGGAAATCATCACTTCATCTGGGTCCCGTCCTTGTTCTTCATGTTCAACATCAACCAATTCTAGCCCATGAACCTTTTCCAAATCTACCGCCTCAGATCCACTATCTCCACCTAGGTACTGTATATTATACCAGTGTttgtattttccacctgcttTCCCAGCACGGCTAACAACTTTGGCTGTCATCCTTTCCTCCTTTTCATCGTGTTTGAAAGCGATATCTTGTCCAACTTTGATCCGATCAGTCCTAATCCCCGGGTTTTGTCCCTGTGCTCCCTCCTCTTGATCCTGGTCTTGGTTTGGATGATCATCTCCGTGTTGGATCGGcggctgatcatcatcatctcctgtTGCTGGTTTCTGTGGCTGCTCATCCTTGCTTGATCGATCCTGTCTGTTTCTatcattgtccttgttctctgtTGGATGTCCCGAAGAGTCCCCTGTCATAGCACTGTGACTCCTCTGTTGGTTCACTAACTGAAGCCTACTGATATGAACCCTCACTAAGTTCCCACCATGTCTGATGAATACAATTTTTCCATCTTGGCCAATGACTGTGCCAGGACCCTTCCACTCCGTATTGTCTGGCCTCCTGTAGTATACTTTGTCACCCATCTGGTACTTGTCACCTGTGTATGACCGTGTCTGCTTCTTCAGGGCTCTCCTTATCCTCTCAGAGCACTCAGTCTCTGTGAAAGCCTTCCTCGTTGGGTAGAGGGCTCCTAGGTGTTCTCCTACGACCTTGCTGGTGGTAGTCTCCTCCAGGGCTGGCAACTGGTTGGTAAGGTTTGCAGGTAGATTTGGATTTCTGCCGAACACCAGCTGGTATGCACTgaagccatgtacatttatccaataccagaaatccccgacctcgaacttgcgcatgcgcactaattaccatctcggccgatcaacgcagtagtgcgcttagcttagggcaatctccaaaagcagagttaatcaggcggtggggagcattacgcactttgccgatagcccattggtttcctctaatgtctagctaatactgtgcaaaatttcagtgaatttagtcaaaaaaatcctttgtccacctttgtaccgccgctttgcatgcattgatgaagttcaaacagggaaaatcaggaaaataagcctttgaggcgcttttacggctcaaaaactggcatttctagagataatattttagttgccgatagatccgcgagagggcaataccatctagagtcataataacactgcttctggtgttttggaacatttttttctttgtccacttgcatgccgaaattggaggttttaatgatgtgacagcaaaaaattgaattggtcattgcgagggggtcactagggagcttggggggttgatctatgcaatatacctagttttaaatcgtgcttgtttcatgctaatgtgaaacaccatcattctgatactactgagatttaaatttttcactctagattttaaatgaagtttgaaaattcatttttcacttgatgatcatgctaatcatgactgcctgagtccagtttccctgcacccaaagtttattactgatggtagctttcctatatctaattgtctaatgtaaaaaagttgggcattttgtggggggtgtactgtggtcttggcctctcctactttgggggtgggggtggggtgggggtggggtggggtggaggttggtcttgttggcatccaggtttgagatatcataaaactcttgactggtgttattatggactactcgtttttctctcttgtaattcggcaattttatatcagataacaaagcgtaattcaaacggataccgcatctcgttgaggctgccattgtgattgattgctgcgagctgattcgtcaatggcggcacgtgactgattacactggcggcctctatcggacggcgttggtcgggtttttctggtgttgCATGCTATTCTTTGCATTGAGTGCCCATTTCAGTGCTGTCTCCCAACTGCAATTTCTGTCATGCTTTACCTTTAGCATTATGTTTGTTAGGACATGATTGTGCTTTTCTAAGAGGCCATTACTGAATGGCGCGTACGCGGCAGTTGTGATCACCTTTATGTTGAAATTTTCACACAAatcaccaaggaggataccgcggtgacgtcacggcttttcccaagatggcgctgcatattgtaaacaaactcgatccacggccaagggaaaatcaagtcatcaaaaaagttagatttttcgcatcaaatcagagttattagtacttttctgctatgaaataagtcttcagacaataagctatcatttgaataatgaaaagtgctgttttgatggggaaaaatagggtttttaaaaccaaatatccgggcaccgatcttccaaaattagcgatggtttcaaaacagtctcccagatatggggcaatctcttcattatcataatgggatttggaggcatgtttacagattttacaagttcgagacctgtaatacctaaaactcgcatagatccccatagatcccctctatttgtcgagttagcgcccctataagatcatgcattttcggacactagaacgaaatcttcctgcggatatcgcggtttcggtgatgatgtaaggagaaattgactgttcttagagttgtatgggacagaaatgagttcatacttcatgaatacatgaatatattatgatatgggcgggcttctaagtcaaaacaataacattaaactcaactgcatctctactgtatattgcgtagtgcattgcctagtgtatttcgtagtgtattttagcggagacattatttccgcactttggccacgccaaacgtcttttttattcgtggaagttaatctgctctgtaaatttgattttacacaggaagaatccatactaggtattgcaatatttcatgtctattggtgtttttgtgtacaaaagcgcaccagacagtgagacgtggagatgtgttcagtactggtgctgccagtagactgaatctgattggccatagcgatcactaatatgggtcgggatcacgtgatgtgacgtcaccgcggtatcctccttgacaaATCACGTGTCTCCGAATTAGAAAATTCTCCGCCATTGTCACTGAACAATGAAGTTGGGGGTCCAAAGATGCTAATCCAATGGGATAGAAACTCTTGGACGAACACTTGAGGCAACTTCCTTTTGACAATTGCCCCAGCACTGAAACGAGTGAACTCATCAATGATATGTAAATACCAAATGTTCCTGTCTAGCTCATGCAGGTCAACAGCTACGGTTTGGTTGAAATCCGTCGCTAAAGGGAGGCCCACTGCTGGTTTGGGAGGTACTTTCCTATACATTTGGCAAGTTTCACAATCTTTGACAACATCCGTcagcatttgaaaaatttctggATTCTTCATGCCTGCACTGATCAGTAACTTCTGCAATCTATCTGCAGAAGCATGCCCAAACTGCTTGTGAATCTTAATCAATTTTGCCTTTTGCCTTTGTGCATCCTGTAGTTCTATCACCTGCATCACCTCTGTTTTGAGAGCTTCCTCCTCCATGATGAGCTGTTCCTGAAACAAGTCCGAGCCATTCTGTGTCACCAATActtgattttcaacaaaactaGCTTCCGCATCATGTGGTACTAACTCTATGCAATAGTGACCAGTAGAAGTCTGCAGTAGCTGCACAGGTTTACCAAACATCTTTGCAGTATCATTGCTTATGTCTAGTACTGTCTGCGCCCTTTTTAGAGCATCCTTTGTTGTCCACATTCTCCTTAATCGCAGACAATTCTAATCTCAGTCTCTTTTCTGTTACTGACTTGTTGGAGTTGATTGCCTCAAATAAAGATTTGCAGTCAGTAACACATTTCAATGCCAATAGACGTGGATTTGCAACTCCATGTTGCAACTCGCAGTACAACGTGGCCAGAAATATCCCTAGATCTATTCCGTCTGCCATCGAGAGTGTCTCAGCTGCTAGAGTGCTCCTTACCACTCTGCGTATTTTCTTGGAACTCCAGCAAACAGGGTTACATACTCCatcctttcccatcaaaaagacCAATTGTCCTCCATGAGAACCATTATCTTCAGCATTTCCTAGTGATGCATCAGTGTATACAACGAGCTGCACATCCTCGTCTCCTAAGTACCTGAACCTTAGAGATACATGTTCTGATCTCACTCTCCTAATGATCTTGTTTGCTTCCAGCAAATCATTCACAGTGGCAGACTTCACGCGAGTTGCCAGCACTGCCGTATCGAATATTATATCAGGCCTTGTTTGACGTGCGATCCAGAGCAAATGCCCAATTTTTGACCTCAAATGTTTCTGCTCTTCCTCGGCGACAGCAAAATCCTTTTGGGGTGATCGAGAGCTGCCTAACTGTATCGGTGTCAGACTAGAAGCAAAGCCCTCTTGGTTCACAAGAATGTCCCCATCTCTGTGTTGGACTTCCAAGCCAAGGTACTTAAAGGATTGCCTATCCTCTCTCCCCACATTTAGACTCTGCCTCAGCTATTGAATTACTGACATCTCAAATTGTTTGGTGCCTCCCCATATGAAATCATCCACGTGAGCAGCCAACAGCCCGATCAGTTCTCCCTTACTATCCCGCCATGCGAACACGGCTGGATCCACTTTGGAGATTTTTCCTCCAGTTTCTATCATCACATCCTTCACTTTGTTGCACCAGCTAAGAGAAGCATCACTCAATCCATAGACGCACTTTTTCAGCCTCCAAACTTTTCCCGACACATTTGCTTCCTTGGGCGGTTTCACAAAGATGTCCCACTCCAAACTATTTCCTTGAAGGAAGGCCGTCTTAATGTCCATTGAGTTTACCACGCACCTCCTCTGTGCGATCACAGCCATCACTATCCTCCAGGAATCGTTCCCACAAGTGGGGGAATCTGTTTGGTTTGCACCATGCTCCTCAAACCCCCGAGCTACAAGTCTGGCCTTGGGGATTATTCCGGCTTCCGTATCCTTTAAAGTCAGAACCCATCTCGTTGATACACACTTTTGTCCTTGGTCCTGCACTTCTGAACAGACCTGATGATTGCTCCAACTCGAAAGTTCCTTTTGTTTAGCTTCTTCAAAGTCCACATTTTGGGAAATCATCACTTCATCTGGGTCCCGTCCTTGTTCTTCATGTTCAACATCAACCAATTCTAGCCCATGAACCTTTTCCAAATCTACCGCCTCAGATCCACTATCTCCACCTAGGTACTGTATATTATACCAGTGTttgtattttccacctgcttTCCCAGCACGGCTAACAACTTTGGCTGTCATCCTTTCCTCCTTTTCATCGTGTTTGAAAGCGATATCTTGTCCAACTTTGATCCGATCAGTCCTAATCCCCGGGTTTTGTCCCTGTGCTCCCTCCTCTTGATCCTGGTCTTGGTTTGGATGATCATCTTGGGTTGGATCGGcggctgatcatcatcatctcctgtTGCTGGTTTCTGTGGCTGCTCATCCTTGCTTGATCGATCCTGTCTGTTTCTatcattgtccttgttctctgtTGGATGTCCCGAAGAGTCCCCTGTCATAGCACTGTGACTCCTCTGTTGGTTCACTAACTGAAGCCTACTGATATGAACCCTCACTAAGTTCCCACCATGTCTGATGAATACAATTTTTCCATCTTGGCCAATGACTGTGCCAGGACCCTTCCACTCCGTATTGTCTGGCCTCCTGTAGTATACTTTGTCACCCATCTGGTACTTGTCACCTGTGTATGACCGTGTCTGCTTCTTCAGGGCTCTCCTTATCCTCTCAGAGCACTCAGTCTCTGTGAAAGCCTTCCTCGTTGGGTAGAGGGCTCCTAGGTGTTCTCCTACGACCTTGCTGGTGGTAGTCCCCTCCAGGGCTGGCAACTGGTTGGTAAGGTTTGCAGGTAGATTTGGATTTCTGCCGAACACCAGCTGGTATGCACTgaagccatgtacatttatcatGCTATTCTTTGCATTGAGTGCCCATTTCAGTGCTGTCTCCCAACTGCAATTTCTGTCATGCTTTACCTTTAGCATTATGTTTGTTAGGACATGATTGTGCTTTTCTAAGAGGCCATTACTGAATGGCGCGTACGCGGCAGTTGTGATCACCTTTATGTTGAAATTTTCACACAAATCACGTGTCTCCGAATTAGAAAATTCTCCGCCATTGTCACTGAACAATGAAGTTGGGGGTCCAAAGATGCTAATCCAATGGGATAGAAACTCTTGGACGAACACTTGAGGCAACTTCCTTTTGACAATTGCCCCAGCACTGAAACGAGTGAACTCATCAATGATATGTAAATACCAAATGTTCCTGTCTAGCTCATGCAGGTCAACAGCTACGGTTTGGTTGAAATCCGTCGCTAAAGGGAGGCCCACTGCTGGTTTGGGAGGTACTTTCCTATACATTTGGCAAGTTTCACACTCTTTGACAACATCCGTcagcatttgaaaaatttctggATTCTTCATGCCTGCACTGATCAGTAACTTCTGCAATCTATCTGCAGAAGCATGCCCGAACTGCTTGTGAATCTTAATCAAATTTGCCTTTTGCCTTTGTGCATCCTGTAGTTCTATCACCTGCATCACCTCTGTTTTGAGAGCTTCCTCCTCCATGATGAGCTGTTCCTGAAACAAGTCCGAGCCATTCTGTGTCACCAATActtgattttcaacaaaactaGCTTCCGCATCATGTGGTACTAACTTTATGCAATAGTGACCAGTAGAAGTCTGCAGTAGCTGCACAGGTTTACCAAACATCTTTGCAGTATCATTGCTTATGTCTAGTACTGTCTGCGCCCTTTTTAGAGCATCCTTTGTTGTCCACATTCTCCTTAATCGCAGACAATTCTAATCTCAGTCTCTTTTCTGTTACTGACTTGTTGGAGTTGATTGCCTCAAATAAAGATTTGCAGTCAGTAACACATTTCAATGCCAATAGACGTGGATTTGCAACTCCATGTTGCAACTCGCAGTACAACGTGGCCAGAAATATCCCTAGATCTATTCCGTCTGCCATCGAGAGTGTCTCAGCTGCTAGAGTGCTCCTTACCACTCTGCGTATTTTCTTGGAACTCCAGCAAACAGGGTTACATACTCCatcctttcccatcaaaaagacCAATTGTCCTCCATGAGAACCATTATCTTCAGCATTTCCTAGTGATGCATCAGTGTATACAACGAGCTGCACATCCTTGTCTCCTAAGTACCTGAACCTTAGAGATACATGTTCTGATCTCACTCTCCTAATGATCTTGTTTGCTTCCAGCAAATCATTCACAGTGGCAGACTTCACGCGAGTTGCCAGCACTGCCGTATCGAATATTATATCAGGCCTTGTTTGACGTGCGATCCAGAGCAACTGCCCAATTTTTTACCTCAAATGTTTCCGCTCTTCCTCGGCGACAGCAAAATCCTTTTGGGGTGATCGAGAGCTGCCTAACTGTATCGGTGTCAGACTAGAAGCAAAGCCCTCTTGGTTCACAAGAATGTCCCCATCTCTGTGTTGGACTTCCAAGCCAAGGTACTTAAAGGATTGCCTATCCTCTCTCCCCACATTTAGACTCTGCCTCAGCTGTTGAATTACTGACATCTCAAATTGTTTGGTGCCTCCCCATATGAAATCATCCACGTGAGCAGCCAACAGCCCGATCAGTTCTCCCTTACTATCCCGCCATGAGAACACGGCTGGATCCACTTTGGAGATTTTTCCTCAAGttttctccagtttcctcctttTCATCGTGTTTGAAAGCGATATCTTGTCCAACTTTGATCCGATCAGTCCTAATCCCCGGGTTTTGTCCCTGTGCTCCCTCCTCTTGATCCTGGTCTTGGTTTGGATGATCATCTCCGTGTTGGATCGGcggctgatcatcatcatctcctgtTGCTGGTTTCTGTGGCTGCTCATCCTTGCTTGATCGATCCTGTCTGTTTCTatcattgtccttgttctctgtTGGATGTCCCGAAGAGTCCCCTGTCATAGCACTGTGACTCCTCTGTTGGTTCACTAACTGAAGCCTACTGATATGAACCCTCACTAAGTTCCCACCATGTCTGATGAATACAATTTTTCCATCTTGGCCAATGACTGTGCCAGGACCCTTCCACTCCGTATTGTCTGGCCTCCTGTAGTATACTTTGTCACCCATCTGGTACTTGTCACCTGTGTATGACCGTGTCTGCTTCTTCAGGGCTCTCCTTATCCTCTCAGAGCACTCAGTCTCTGTGAAAGCCTTCCTCGTTGCGTAGAGGGCTCCTAGGTGTTCTCCTACGACCTTGCTGGTGGTAGTCCCCTCCAGGGCTGGCAACTGGTTGGTAAGGTTTGCAGGTAGATTTGGATTTCTGCCGAACACCAGCTGGTATGCACTGAAGCCATGTACTTTTATCATGCTATTCTTTGCATTGAGTGCCCATTTCAGTGCTGTCTCCCAACTGCAATTTCTGTCATGCTTTACCTTTAGCATTATGTTTGTTAGGACATGATTGTGCTTTTCTAAGAGGCCATTACTGAATGGCGCGTACGCGGCAGTTGTGATCACCTTTATGTTGAAATTTTCACACAAATCACGTGTCTCCGAATTAGAAAATTCTCCGCCATTGTCACTGAACAATGAAGTTGGGGGTCCAAAGATGCTAATCCAATGGGATAGAAACTCTTGGACGAACACTTGAGGCAACTTCCTTTTGACAATTGCCCCAGCACTGAAACGAGTGAACTCATCAATGATTTGTAAATACCAAATGTTCCTGTCTAGCTCATGCAGGTCAACAGCTACGGTTTGGTTGAAATCCGTCGCTAAAGGGAGGCCCACTGCTGGTTTGGGAGGTACTTTCCTATACATTTGGCAAGTTTCACACTCTTTGACAACATCCGTcagcatttgaaaaatttctggATTCTTCATGCCTGCACTGATCAGTAACTTCTGCAATCTATCTGCAGAAGCATGCCCGAACTGCTTGTGAATCTTCATCAAATTTGCCTTTTGCCTTTGTGCATCCTGTAGTTCTATCACCTGCATCACCTCTGTTTTGAGAGCTTCCTCCTCCATGATGAGCTGTTCCTGAAACAAGTCCGAGCCATTCTGTGTCACCAATActtgattttcaacaaaactaGCTTCCGCATCATGTGGTACTAACTCTATGCAATAGTGACCAGTAGAAGTCTGCAGTAGCTGCACAGGTTTACCAAACATCTTTGCAGTATCATTGCTTATGTCTAGTACTGTCTGCGCCCTTTTTAGAGCATCCTTTGTTGTCCACATTCTCCTTAATCGCATACAATTCTAATCTCAGTCTCTTTTCTGTTACTGACTTGTTGGAGTTGATTGCCTCAAATAAAGATTTGCAGTCAGTAACACATTTCAATGCCAATAGACGTGGATTTGCAACTCCATGTTGCAACTCGCAGTACAACATGGCCAGAAATATCACAAGATCTATTCCGTCTGCCATCGAGAGTGTCTCAGCTGCTAGAGTGCTCCTTACCACTCTGCGTATTTTCTTGGAACTCCAGCAAACAGGGTTACATACTCCatcctttcccatcaaaaagacCAATTGTCCTCCATGAGAACCATTATCTTCAGCATTTCCTAGTGATGCATCAGTGTATACAACGAGCTGCACATCCTCGTCTCCTAAGTACCTGAACCTTAGAGATACATGTTCTGATCTCACTCTCCTAATGATCTTGTTTGCTTCCAGCAAATCATTCACAGTGGCAGACTTCACGCGAGTTGCCAGCACTGCCGTATCGAATATTGTATCAGGCCTTGTTTGACGTGCGATCCAGAGCAACTGCCCAATTTTTTACCTCAAATGTTTCCGCTCTTCCTCGGCGACAGCAAAATCCTTTTGGGGTGATCGAGAGCTGCCTAACTGTATCGGTGTCAGACTAGAAGCAAAGCCCTCTTGGTTCACAAGAATGTCCCCATCTCTGTGTTGGACTTCCAAGCCAAGGTACTTAAAGGATTGCCTATCCTCTCTCCCCACATTTAGACTCTGCCTCAGCTGTTGAATTACTGACATCTCAAATTGTTTGGTGTCTCCCCATATGAAATCATCCACGTGAGCAGCCAACAGCCCGATCAGTTCTCCCTTACTATCCCGCCATGAGAACACGGCTGGATCCACTTTGGAGATTTTTCCTCCAGTTTCTATCATCACATCCTTCACTTTGTTGCACCAGCTAAGAGAAGCATCACCCAATCCATAGACGCACTTTTTCAGCCTCCAAACTTTTCCCGACACATTTGCTTCCTTGGGCGGTTTCACAAAGATGTCCCTCTCCAAACTATTTCCTTGAAGGAAGGCCGTCTTAATGTCCATTGAGTTTACCACCCACCTCCTCTGTGCGATCACAGCCATCACTATCCTCCAGGAATCGTTCCCACAAGTGGGGGAATCGGTTTGGTTTGCACCATGCTCCTCAAACCCCCGAGCTACAAGTCTGGCCTTGGGGATTATTCCGGCTTCCGTATCCTTTAAAGTCAGAACCCATCTCGTTGATACACACTTTTGTCCTTGGTCCTGCACTTCTGAACAGACCTGATGATTGCTCCAACTCGAAAGTTCCTTTTGTTTAGCTTCTTCAAAGTCCACATTTTGGGAAATCATCACTTCATCTGGGTCCCGTCCTTGTTCTTCATGTTCAACATCAACCAATTCTAGCCCATGAACCTTTTCCAAATCTACCGCCTCAGATCCACTATCTCCACCTAGGTACTGTATATTATACCAGTGTttgtattttccacctgcttTCCCAGCACGGCTAACAACTTTGGCTGTCATCCTTTCCTCCTTTTCATCGTGTTTGAAAGCGATATCTTGTCCAACTTTGATCCGATCAGTCCTAATCCCCGGGTTTTGTCCCTGTGCTCCCTCCTCTTGATCCTGGTCTTGGTTTGGATGATCATCTCCGTGTTGGATCGGcggctgatcatcatcatctcctgtTGCTGGTTTCTGTGGCTGCTCATCCTTGCTTGATCGATCCTGTCTGTTTCTatcattgtccttgttctctgtTGGATGTCCCGAAGAGTCCCCTGTCATAGCACTGTGGCTCCTCTGTTGGTTCACTAACTGAAGCCTACTGATATGAACCCTCACTAAGTTCCCACCATGTCTGATGAATACAATTTTTCCATCTTGGCCAATGACTGTGCCAGGACCCTTCCACTCCGTATTGTCTGGCCTCCTGTGGTATACTTTGTCACCCATCTGGTACTTGTCACCTGTGTATGACCGTGTCTGCTTCTTCAGGGCTCTCCTTATCCTCTCAGAGCACTCAGTCTCTGTGAAAGCCTTCCTCGTTGCGTAGAGGGCTCCTAGGTGTTCTCCTACGACCTTGCTGGTGGTAGTCTCCTCCAGGGCTGGCAACTGGTTGGTAAGGTTTGCAGGTAGATTTGGATTTCTGCCGAACACCAGCTGGTATGCACTgaagccatgtacatttatcatGCTATTCTTTGCATTGAGTGCCCATTTCAGTGCTGTCTCCCAACTGCAATTTCTGTCATGCTTTACCTTTAGCATTATGTTTGTTAGGACATGATTGTGCTTTTCTAAGAGGCCATTACTGAATGGCGCGTACGCGGCAGTTGTGATCACCTTTATGTTGAAAT encodes the following:
- the LOC135488629 gene encoding uncharacterized protein LOC135488629, with protein sequence MWTTKDALKRAQTVLDISNDTAKMFGKPVQLLQTSTGHYCIKLVPHDAEASFVENQVLVTQNGSDLFQEQLIMEEEALKTEVMQVIELQDAQRQKANLIKIHKQFGHASADRLQKLLISAGMKNPEIFQMLTDVVKECETCQMYRKVPPKPAVGLPLATDFNQTVAVDLHELDRNIWYLHIIDEFTRFSAGAIVKRKLPQVFVQEFLSHWISIFGPPTSLFSDNGGEFSNSETRDLCENFNIKVITTAAYAPFSNGLLEKHNHVLTNIMLKVKHDRNCSWETALKWALNAKNSMINVHGFSAYQLVFGRNPNLPANLTNQLPALEGTTTSKVVGEHLGALYPTRKAFTETECSERIRRALKKQTRSYTGDKYQMGDKVYYRRPDNTEWKGPGTVIGQDGKIVFIRHGGNLVRVHISRLQLVNQQRSHSAMTGDSSGHPTENKDNDRNRQDRSSKDEQPQKPATGDDDDQPPIQPKMIIQTKTRIKRREHRDKTRGLGLIGSKLDKISLSNTMKRRKG